Genomic DNA from Hordeum vulgare subsp. vulgare chromosome 2H, MorexV3_pseudomolecules_assembly, whole genome shotgun sequence:
TCAACCAAATGATGTTTAGATGATAATATTTTTCCTGCAATTGCTCAGCCAGGTCCAATTAAAACAAGTATGCAAGGGAGCAAAAAAAGATGCAGGTAAACCAAACACGTCCTATTTGAACCAAGATACTCATCAATCTGCTGCAATAGCCTTCTTTAGACAGAACCATAGTCTCTTTTTTTATCATCCTTTCAATGTAAGTACATCACTATCAAATGATAAAAAGAAGCAACTCCGAATCAAACCAGATCACAATATATGTCATCCTCAATCAGGCCTGCGGTTTTATTATTCCAATGTTTGCCGAAAATTGTACATCTTCCACACGAGATCTATGCACACTCTCGCGGACACTCGCAAGGCCTCTCCCGCGTAATTGAGCTTCTAAAAAGGCGTAAAAATGATAATtaccaaataagtttaaaaaagcgACAAGTTGAGCATTGGCCGGCGTcctagatgcatgcatgcatccatgggaTTTGCGGTGGATCATGCAAGTCCGACGAGCTTCTCGCTGAGCTCCCAGACCTTGCGTGCCTTCTCGGGGTCGCTGGCCTCCTGGGAGAGCTGGTTCTCGAAGGACGCCGAGTCCTTGTTCCAGCTCCAGTACACGCCGGACTTTGTCAGGCTGGGCTCCGCCACCACCTGCGCCAGCCTCTTGCCGGACTCCGCCTCCGACACGAACCCCTTGGTGACGAACTTCTGGAACGGCGGGAAGAGGGTCCGGAACAGCGGGATGTGCTCCCGGAACAGCCCCGTGGTGGCGATGCAGCCCGGGTAGAGCGAGGAGAAGGTGATGCCGGTCTCCTCGTGGTACCGCCGGTGGAACTCCTGCATGGTCAGCATGTTGCACACCTTGCTGTCCTTGTACGCCTTGGCGCCGTCGAAGCTCTCGTCGCCGTCGATCATGGCGGAGCCGGACGCGCCGCTGAGGCCTCCGGCCAGCCCGCGGAGGTCGCCGAGGCTGGCCTTGGGCGGCACGTTGCCCGCCAGCGTGTTGCTGTTGCCGGTAATGGAGCCGACGATGACCATGCGGCGGGACGGGTAGTCGGACTTCTGGAGGTCCTCCATGAGGAGGCGGGCGAGCAGGAAGTGGCCCAGGTGGTTCACGCCCACGCTCATCTCGTGCCCGTCGGCGGTGAAGGTCGGCGTGCGCGCCGTGGGCCGGTAGATGGCGGCGTTGCACACCAGCACATCCAGCGGCATCTCGGCGCGGCGGAACGCGTCAACGAACTGCCGGACGCTGTCGAGGGAGGCgaggtcgaggtgcatgacggtgTAGCTGCCGTCCGCCATGCCCGCCGCCTTGGCCGCCTTGGAGGCCTTGAGGAAGTCGCGGCACGCCATGACGACGTGCCACTTGCCCGTCTCGGCCagcgccttggccgccgccaggcCCAGCCCGGATGACGCGCCCGTGATCACCACCACGCCCTGCCGCAGCGTCTTCTTGCCGCTCGGCGACGACGCGGTCGAGCCCGGGCTCGTCGTCACCGGCGAAGGCGCCGTGGCCACCTGCGTCCTCACCGCCAGCGACGCCTTCTTCGCCTTGCTGCTCACGCCCAGGAACGCCGCCGTGTCCTTCACCGCCACCGCGCCCATGCTGCTGCCCTGCATCCATTAAAAGAACATGAATCTCACCACCGGCGCCAGATGCAGCAACAATGTACATCGATGTTGAAGATGATCTTGCTAGCTTGTGTTAACTACCTTCTTGGGGACGGAGAGGGTGGAGGGGAGAAGCTGCAGAGCCATGGATGACGGTGAGCTTGGACTGTCGCTAGCTAGCACTGCACTGCAAGAGTTCAACGAGCTCGAACTCGAGTGCACTGTGCTGCTGTACTTCACCAGTGGGTTGGTGAGTGAGCTCTGGCTCGCCGGCGGCATTTATACACGGGAGGAGCACCACGGGCTGCGGATAACGGCGCGTGGCCGGAGCCACCGTGGCGCCTCCACAGCCAATCACAGGGCGTGGACGGGATTTTCTGGGACGGATTTGTCCCCATCGACGCGCCGGGCGTGGATATTTCTGTCCGTTTTTCCGACGGCGATCCTCTGCGCCAGGCGCTGCCGCGGCCCAGTCCAAAACGCTGCCATGGCAGCGGATCGGTGGCCGGCTGGACGGAGCACGGGATGGAGTTGTGTCCAAATCTGGAAATAATGCAGCATGGCCTGCATGGGTGAAGGTGCGTGGGCCCGGCACGTAGATCTGGCCCTTTGCGACGCCACGTCGGCGCCGGAAGTGCCCATGTGAACGTGCGGTAAGCGACTGGTTGCGGGCGCGACACGTAGGATCGACCCATTGGGTCTCGGCCGACCTGGCGTCCGAGGTGGCAGGCCGTGCTTTGCGCCTTTTACCTCCCGGAGCCATGTCACGCATCCTTACGAACCTTGTCAAAGGTGTTAAATGTAAAACGAGAGAGAGGATAAAAATGATGGAACCAGTTGCTTTCATTGATGGATTGGGAGTATATATACCCCTGGTACAAGGCAGTTACAAAGAGGCAGTTGCTACTAGTAGCAACCGACATAGCGGGGATTAATCctttaattaatctaattaatttacTTCTAACACTCCCCTAATCACGGCTTGTCTTGGATATTTATTATCTTGATAAAGACTCCTCTTTGTATGTGTCTTTAAGAATGTCCATCATCTTCGTGAAAGCCTTTGTATAATCTTGAAAGTCTCCctcaaaaaccctgtgggaaaaaatatgaggagaatagtatagatatgttgctaaaactcctttaaacccggtgggaaaataataaggagaaaatagtgcaacatataatgattattgtctcttgataactcaatcgagaaaacctttgaagaaggagaaaaatcaattgtgagtttagagaacaattaatatgtctttaATACTTTCTTTAAAAACccaatagggaaaatagaaagtatggcATATGATTTTGATAatatattgcctcattaaaaacctttttaTGAGAAAACTG
This window encodes:
- the LOC123428336 gene encoding protochlorophyllide reductase A, chloroplastic → MALQLLPSTLSVPKKGSSMGAVAVKDTAAFLGVSSKAKKASLAVRTQVATAPSPVTTSPGSTASSPSGKKTLRQGVVVITGASSGLGLAAAKALAETGKWHVVMACRDFLKASKAAKAAGMADGSYTVMHLDLASLDSVRQFVDAFRRAEMPLDVLVCNAAIYRPTARTPTFTADGHEMSVGVNHLGHFLLARLLMEDLQKSDYPSRRMVIVGSITGNSNTLAGNVPPKASLGDLRGLAGGLSGASGSAMIDGDESFDGAKAYKDSKVCNMLTMQEFHRRYHEETGITFSSLYPGCIATTGLFREHIPLFRTLFPPFQKFVTKGFVSEAESGKRLAQVVAEPSLTKSGVYWSWNKDSASFENQLSQEASDPEKARKVWELSEKLVGLA